The nucleotide sequence TCACCATGGTGGCCGCGTGGATCAGCGCCGACACCGGGGTGGGGCCCTCCATGGCGTCGCCGAGCCACGACTGCAGCGGCACCTGCGCCGACTTGCCGCACGCGGCGAGCAGCAGCAGCAGACCGATCGCAGTGACGGCCCCGCCCGACATCTCCCCGGCGGCGGCGAACACTCCGTCGTAGGAGACCGTGCCGGCCTCGGCGACCATCACCATCAGCGCCACGGCGAGTCCGATGTCGCCGACGCGGTTGACGACGAAGGCCTTCTTGGCCGCCGTCGCAGCCGACGGCTTGTGCGACCAGAACCCGATCAACAGGTAGGACGCCAACCCGACGCCCTCCCACCCGACGTAGAGGCCGAGGTAGTTGTCGGCGAGTACCAGCAGCAGCATCGCGGCGACGAACAGGTTGAGGTAGGCGAAGAAGCGGCGACGCCCTGGGTCGTGCGCCATGTACCCGATCGAGTAGACGTGGATGAGCGAGCCGACGCCGGTGATGAGCAGCACGAAGCACACCGACAGCTGATCCAGCCGAAGACCGAAGTCGACCTGCAGGGCGCCGACCGGCACCCAGGAGAACAGCGTCTCCGACACCGTCCGCTCCTCGGCGCCGCGGCCGAGCAGGTGCACCCACTGCGTCACGCCGACCGCGAACGCCGCGACGGCGGTCGCGGTGCCCAGCAGGTGGCCCCACGCGTCGGTGCGGCGGCCGCCGAGCAGCAGGACCACCGCCCCGGCCAGGGGGAGCGCGATGAGCAGCCACACCGGGAGCATCAGTGCCTCAGCAGGTTCGCCGCGTCGACCGACGCCGAGCGCCGGGTGCGGAAGATCGCCATGATGATCGCCAGGCCCACGACGACCTCGCAGGCGGCGACCACCATCGTGAAGAACGCCACCACCTGACCGTCGAGGTGGCCGTGCATCCGGGAGAAC is from Mycolicibacterium grossiae and encodes:
- the nuoK gene encoding NADH-quinone oxidoreductase subunit NuoK encodes the protein MRPDAYLYLSVLLFSIGAAGVLLRRNAIVMFMCVELMLNAANLAFVTFSRMHGHLDGQVVAFFTMVVAACEVVVGLAIIMAIFRTRRSASVDAANLLRH